The Microlunatus soli genome contains the following window.
CAAGGTGCGTAGAGCTCGTACCAACGAGAGGCTCGATGATCGATGGCGCCCGCTCGAGCCCCAGCGGGATCTTGATGGCGCCGGTGCCCAGACAGCCGGATCGAGGGCGGAGTACGCCTCGCTGTACTGGTGGCGCTGACGTGATCAACCGGCGGGAATCACCACGTGGCGAACCACCGAACATCGACCACGAGATCATGACCTGCTTGCTGTGGGCGATTGTGATCGGCGGCGTGATCGCGACTGCGCTGGTCACCGGGTTCCAGGTGATGTTTCCGTGCGCGGATTTCACCGACAGCCAGAGCGGCGACGGGGGCAACCCTGGCTGGCGCCTTTTCCCGCCGGGGCCGGAGTGCAGGACGACAGTGGCACTGGTCGACGGCACGACCGGCACCCATATCGACTCTCCGTCCTGGTTCCGAGTCGTGGCACTCATCTGTTGGCTCGGGTGGATCGCGACCATCGTGTGGGCGCGGCGCCGCGCGAATGGCGCTCGGACCGACCGGCCTGTCGCGTAGCCCTGAGATTTCGCTGTGCTTCGGCCGGATCATCTTCTTCGCCGTCATCGTCAGCTCGAGTGCCGCGGCGGCCCGCCGTCGTCGCGAACAGAGTCGGGCGCAAGTGCGGATGGTGATCGCCCCGCTCTTGATCCTCGCTGCCTGTGTCGCGCTGACAGCATCCGATCTGGCGCTCAAACTACGTTTCGGTCTGAGCCTCCCGGCCTTCAACAGCCTGGTCGACGTTGCCGGCCAACCCAACGCCGAGACCGACACCCATGGGTTCCCGGCCCGATGCCCTGCCCGCATCGGCCTCTACAGCATCACTACGTGTGACACGGTGCCCACCGGATACGTCTTCTACGACAACCTCGGTTCGGGAATCGCCGACAACGCCGGCTTCGCCTACCTCCCGTCCGGCGTCCCGGAGAACGCTGACACCAGCAGCTTCGAGTCACCTCGGTTCACCCACATCCGCGGTTCCTGGTACAGCTTCACTACCAGCTGGTGATGGCTCACCGACTCCGCCGGATGATCATGATCAGCCCGCCGGTGACCGCGATCACGCCGAGTGTGCCGACCATGATCGCGACGGTGCGGGCGAGCAGACCGGCGGAGGAGTTCTCGGCTGCAGCGGGCTGCGGCGATGCTGCTTGCCCGGACGGCGCGACCGGTGACGCCGACGGCACGGGTGTGGGTGTGCCGGGTGTGGGCGTCCCGTTCGGGGAGGTCGGTGTCCGATGGACCGAGCCGATCGGCTTGCCCCGGACCGTGCCGTCGACCGCAACCCCCAACGCGTACGGCACCTGGTAGCTCTTCCCGTCGTCGGCGGCGAGCGAGACCGCGAGGTAGTAGCGGCCGGCCTCACTCGCGGCGGCGATGCGTTCCTCGTTGGAGGTCCGGCCGCGGTAGACCACCGGGGCGCTGACGCTGTCGATCTCGGTGCCGTCGGCTTCAAGGGTGCTGGACGGACTGGACTGCTCCAGCAATTCCGCCGGTGCGCGGGAGGGCGAGAACAGGCGCAGATTCAGCTCCGGCCCACCGTCGTCCATCTCGTCGGCGAGCCGTCCGGTCAACTCCGGGATCCGCAGCCGACTGTCCAGATGCTGCCCCCAACCGACCGGGATCGAGAACAGTTGCAGCTCGCCGGGGACGATGCTGCCCCGGTAACTGCCGGCCGACAGGCCGGTTGCTTCGGCGAACGAGCTGCCGCCCGCGATCTTGACCGGGTGGTCGAGGCCGATCTGCTGGTGAGCGACCCGCGGCAGGGCGTCCGGCAGCTCCGAATCGTTGCCCGCCGGGGCCTCCTCGGTGACCCTGATCTCAACCGGTACGGTCGCGGCCAGGCCGTCGCCGCTGTGGTTGACGCCGCGCGAGATCTCGACGGTGAAGTAGTCGGCGCCCCGACATTCCTCGTTCCATCCCAGGGGCCCCGGTGCGGCAAAGGCGACACTGACGATCGGTCCGGAGCCGCCGTTCAGTGCCTGCCCGTCGGAGCCGCACCGTTCGCCACCGCTGGAGAGTTCGACGGTCAGTCCGTCGTAGTCGTCGGTCTTGTTGATCAAGGCCGCCGAGATGTGGAAGGTCGAGCCGGGGATGCTGCGCCGTACGGTGTAGAACAGCTCTCCGCGTTCCTGATCAACACCGCCGAGCCGGTCGACCCAGTCGCCGACCGCCAGCGGTGTCGCCTGTGGCGCCGAGGTTCCGCCGACGATCGGCCGGCCGGACGGTTTGTAGGGACGCGCCGACCGGGTCGCGACCGTGTCCAGCGCCCGGGTCAGATCGGAGGCGTCGTCGGCGTCGTAGTAGTGCCCGTGCGCAGCCCGCGCGACGCACCGCAACGTGTTCCGCGCCTTGCCGGAGACGCCCAACCCGACCACCTCGATCCGAAGCTTGAATCCTTTCTGGGCAAGGGATCCGGCGACCTTGCACGGATCCGGTGCGCAGGTCGACTCACCGTCGGAGACCAGCACGATCGTCCGTTGGCCGTCGGTGCCGAGATCCTTGCCCGCCTGCGCCAACGCATATCCGGTCGGGGTCTCACCGTAGGGCCTGTAACGGCCGACGGCAGTACGCAGTTCGGAACGGTTGTCCGTGTCGAGGTCGACCACCCGCTGGCTGTCGGTGCAGGCGCCCTTGTCCGCCTTGTCGAAGACCTTCGCGCCGTAGACCCGCAAGCCGACCTGCTGGGTCCCGGGCAGGCCGGAGATCACTGTGTTCAGCGCGCTCCGAGCGGCGCTGATCTTGCTCGAACCGCCGGGCAGCGACTCCTTCATCGACCCGGACGAGTCCATCACCAACATCAACTTGTTGATGCCGTCGGCCCGGGTCGGCGGCGTGCCGGACAGCAGCGGCAACAGCAACACCGCGCCGATCACCGCACCGACCAGGACGCGACATGGACGGCGACTCATCGCAGACCGTCCAGGGACAGCAGACCGCCGGCGGTCAGGATCGCGGGGATCACCCCGAGCACGACAGCGATCAGCAACGGGCCTCCCGCCAGCCCGAGCAGATCCGGCCAACGCGGCCGGTCGAGCCGTCGGAAGTAGCCGACCGCCAGGATGCCGAATCCGACCGCTGCCAGACCGAAGAAGACGACGTAACCGACGTCGATCAGTCGCAGCTCCGACCCGCCGGGCATCAGCCCGAGCACCATCGCCAGGCCCTCGACCAGATTGCCGGCCTCGTACAGCCCGAGGGTGCCGAAGGCAGCCCACAGGGCCGGCGACAGCAGAGCCGGCGGGACCATCGACCGTCGGCTGATCGACAGCAGCGCGAGAGCGGCAC
Protein-coding sequences here:
- a CDS encoding vWA domain-containing protein, with product MSRRPCRVLVGAVIGAVLLLPLLSGTPPTRADGINKLMLVMDSSGSMKESLPGGSSKISAARSALNTVISGLPGTQQVGLRVYGAKVFDKADKGACTDSQRVVDLDTDNRSELRTAVGRYRPYGETPTGYALAQAGKDLGTDGQRTIVLVSDGESTCAPDPCKVAGSLAQKGFKLRIEVVGLGVSGKARNTLRCVARAAHGHYYDADDASDLTRALDTVATRSARPYKPSGRPIVGGTSAPQATPLAVGDWVDRLGGVDQERGELFYTVRRSIPGSTFHISAALINKTDDYDGLTVELSSGGERCGSDGQALNGGSGPIVSVAFAAPGPLGWNEECRGADYFTVEISRGVNHSGDGLAATVPVEIRVTEEAPAGNDSELPDALPRVAHQQIGLDHPVKIAGGSSFAEATGLSAGSYRGSIVPGELQLFSIPVGWGQHLDSRLRIPELTGRLADEMDDGGPELNLRLFSPSRAPAELLEQSSPSSTLEADGTEIDSVSAPVVYRGRTSNEERIAAASEAGRYYLAVSLAADDGKSYQVPYALGVAVDGTVRGKPIGSVHRTPTSPNGTPTPGTPTPVPSASPVAPSGQAASPQPAAAENSSAGLLARTVAIMVGTLGVIAVTGGLIMIIRRSR